A single window of Larimichthys crocea isolate SSNF chromosome XII, L_crocea_2.0, whole genome shotgun sequence DNA harbors:
- the elavl3 gene encoding ELAV-like protein 3 isoform X4 — translation MVTQIISTMETQVSNGPSGTSLPNGPVISTNGSTDDSKTNLIVNYLPQNMTQEEFKSLFGSIGEIESCKLVRDKITGQSLGYGFVNYVDPNDADKAINTLNGLKLQTKTIKVSYARPSSASIRDANLYVSGLPKTMSQKDMEQLFSQYGRIITSRILVDQVTAGISRGVGFIRFDKRNEAEEAIKGLNGQKPLGAAEPITVKFANNPSQKTGQALLTQLYQTAARRYTGPLHHQTQRFSMIPSLGKGPDPNNSSKPILDNLLNASYGVKRFSPITIDSMTSLAGVNLTGPTGAGWCIFVYNLSPEADESVLWQLFGPFGAVTNVKVIRDFTTNKCKGFGFVTMTNYDEAAMAIASLNGYRLGDRVLQVSFKTSKQHKA, via the exons ATGGTTACT CAGATAATCAGCACCATGGAAACCCAGGTGTCCAACGGTCCAAGCGGAACCAGTCTGCCTAATGGTCCAGTCATTAGCACCAATGGCTCCACAGATGACAGCAAAACCAACCTGATCGTCAACTATCTGCCTCAGAACATGACCCAGGAAGAGTTCAAAAGTTTGTTTGGTAGTATTGGAGAGATTGAGTCCTGCAAGCTAGTCAGAGACAAGATAACAG GTCAGAGTTTGGGATATGGCTTTGTAAACTATGTGGATCCAAATGATGCAGATAAAGCTATCAACACACTTAATGGTCTCAAACTGCAGACTAAAACAATCAAG GTATCATATGCCCGGCCAAGCTCGGCTTCTATTCGTGATGCCAACCTTTACGTAAGTGGACTCCCAAAAACCATGAGCCAGAAGGACATGGAACAGCTGTTTTCCCAATATGGTCGCATCATCACATCCCGCATTTTAGTGGACCAAGTTACAG CAGGCATATCACGAGGAGTGGGTTTCATCCGGTTTGACAAGCGAAACGAGGCAGAGGAGGCCATCAAAGGTCTGAACGGACAGAAGCCTTTGGGGGCTGCAGAGCCCATCACTGTCAAGTTTGCCAACAACCCCAGCCAGAAGACAGGCCAAGCCTTACTGACTCAGCTGTACCAGACTGCTGCCCGTCGCTACACGGGGCCCCTGCACCACCAGACTCAGCGTTTCAG CATGATCCCTTCACTTGGAAAGGGACCAGATCCAAATAACAGCTCAAAACCAAT ACTCGACAATTTACTAAACGCCAGCTACGGAGTCAAGAG ATTCTCTCCCATCACCATTGACAGCATGACCAGCCTGGCCGGGGTCAACCTTACTGGTCCAACTGGAGCCGGCTGGTGCATCTTTGTATACAACCTGTCTCCCGAGGCGGACGAGAGCGTCCTGTGGCAGCTCTTTGGGCCCTTTGGCGCAGTCACCAACGTCAAGGTCATCCGTGACTTCACCACCAACAAATGTAAGGGCTTTGGCTTTGTCACCATGACCAACTACGATGAAGCCGCCATGGCTATCGCCAGCCTTAATGGCTACCGCCTGGGTGACCGTGTGCTGCAGGTTTCCTTCAAGACCAGCAAGCAGCACAAGGCCTGA
- the elavl3 gene encoding ELAV-like protein 3 isoform X3, with protein sequence MVTQIISTMETQVSNGPSGTSLPNGPVISTNGSTDDSKTNLIVNYLPQNMTQEEFKSLFGSIGEIESCKLVRDKITGQSLGYGFVNYVDPNDADKAINTLNGLKLQTKTIKVSYARPSSASIRDANLYVSGLPKTMSQKDMEQLFSQYGRIITSRILVDQVTGISRGVGFIRFDKRNEAEEAIKGLNGQKPLGAAEPITVKFANNPSQKTGQALLTQLYQTAARRYTGPLHHQTQRFSMIPSLGKGPDPNNSSKPILDNLLNASYGVKSSPTLFPRFSPITIDSMTSLAGVNLTGPTGAGWCIFVYNLSPEADESVLWQLFGPFGAVTNVKVIRDFTTNKCKGFGFVTMTNYDEAAMAIASLNGYRLGDRVLQVSFKTSKQHKA encoded by the exons ATGGTTACT CAGATAATCAGCACCATGGAAACCCAGGTGTCCAACGGTCCAAGCGGAACCAGTCTGCCTAATGGTCCAGTCATTAGCACCAATGGCTCCACAGATGACAGCAAAACCAACCTGATCGTCAACTATCTGCCTCAGAACATGACCCAGGAAGAGTTCAAAAGTTTGTTTGGTAGTATTGGAGAGATTGAGTCCTGCAAGCTAGTCAGAGACAAGATAACAG GTCAGAGTTTGGGATATGGCTTTGTAAACTATGTGGATCCAAATGATGCAGATAAAGCTATCAACACACTTAATGGTCTCAAACTGCAGACTAAAACAATCAAG GTATCATATGCCCGGCCAAGCTCGGCTTCTATTCGTGATGCCAACCTTTACGTAAGTGGACTCCCAAAAACCATGAGCCAGAAGGACATGGAACAGCTGTTTTCCCAATATGGTCGCATCATCACATCCCGCATTTTAGTGGACCAAGTTACAG GCATATCACGAGGAGTGGGTTTCATCCGGTTTGACAAGCGAAACGAGGCAGAGGAGGCCATCAAAGGTCTGAACGGACAGAAGCCTTTGGGGGCTGCAGAGCCCATCACTGTCAAGTTTGCCAACAACCCCAGCCAGAAGACAGGCCAAGCCTTACTGACTCAGCTGTACCAGACTGCTGCCCGTCGCTACACGGGGCCCCTGCACCACCAGACTCAGCGTTTCAG CATGATCCCTTCACTTGGAAAGGGACCAGATCCAAATAACAGCTCAAAACCAAT ACTCGACAATTTACTAAACGCCAGCTACGGAGTCAAGAG TTCTCCTACTCTCTTCCCCAGATTCTCTCCCATCACCATTGACAGCATGACCAGCCTGGCCGGGGTCAACCTTACTGGTCCAACTGGAGCCGGCTGGTGCATCTTTGTATACAACCTGTCTCCCGAGGCGGACGAGAGCGTCCTGTGGCAGCTCTTTGGGCCCTTTGGCGCAGTCACCAACGTCAAGGTCATCCGTGACTTCACCACCAACAAATGTAAGGGCTTTGGCTTTGTCACCATGACCAACTACGATGAAGCCGCCATGGCTATCGCCAGCCTTAATGGCTACCGCCTGGGTGACCGTGTGCTGCAGGTTTCCTTCAAGACCAGCAAGCAGCACAAGGCCTGA
- the elavl3 gene encoding ELAV-like protein 3 isoform X2, whose protein sequence is MVTIISTMETQVSNGPSGTSLPNGPVISTNGSTDDSKTNLIVNYLPQNMTQEEFKSLFGSIGEIESCKLVRDKITGQSLGYGFVNYVDPNDADKAINTLNGLKLQTKTIKVSYARPSSASIRDANLYVSGLPKTMSQKDMEQLFSQYGRIITSRILVDQVTAGISRGVGFIRFDKRNEAEEAIKGLNGQKPLGAAEPITVKFANNPSQKTGQALLTQLYQTAARRYTGPLHHQTQRFSMIPSLGKGPDPNNSSKPILDNLLNASYGVKSSPTLFPRFSPITIDSMTSLAGVNLTGPTGAGWCIFVYNLSPEADESVLWQLFGPFGAVTNVKVIRDFTTNKCKGFGFVTMTNYDEAAMAIASLNGYRLGDRVLQVSFKTSKQHKA, encoded by the exons ATGGTTACT ATAATCAGCACCATGGAAACCCAGGTGTCCAACGGTCCAAGCGGAACCAGTCTGCCTAATGGTCCAGTCATTAGCACCAATGGCTCCACAGATGACAGCAAAACCAACCTGATCGTCAACTATCTGCCTCAGAACATGACCCAGGAAGAGTTCAAAAGTTTGTTTGGTAGTATTGGAGAGATTGAGTCCTGCAAGCTAGTCAGAGACAAGATAACAG GTCAGAGTTTGGGATATGGCTTTGTAAACTATGTGGATCCAAATGATGCAGATAAAGCTATCAACACACTTAATGGTCTCAAACTGCAGACTAAAACAATCAAG GTATCATATGCCCGGCCAAGCTCGGCTTCTATTCGTGATGCCAACCTTTACGTAAGTGGACTCCCAAAAACCATGAGCCAGAAGGACATGGAACAGCTGTTTTCCCAATATGGTCGCATCATCACATCCCGCATTTTAGTGGACCAAGTTACAG CAGGCATATCACGAGGAGTGGGTTTCATCCGGTTTGACAAGCGAAACGAGGCAGAGGAGGCCATCAAAGGTCTGAACGGACAGAAGCCTTTGGGGGCTGCAGAGCCCATCACTGTCAAGTTTGCCAACAACCCCAGCCAGAAGACAGGCCAAGCCTTACTGACTCAGCTGTACCAGACTGCTGCCCGTCGCTACACGGGGCCCCTGCACCACCAGACTCAGCGTTTCAG CATGATCCCTTCACTTGGAAAGGGACCAGATCCAAATAACAGCTCAAAACCAAT ACTCGACAATTTACTAAACGCCAGCTACGGAGTCAAGAG TTCTCCTACTCTCTTCCCCAGATTCTCTCCCATCACCATTGACAGCATGACCAGCCTGGCCGGGGTCAACCTTACTGGTCCAACTGGAGCCGGCTGGTGCATCTTTGTATACAACCTGTCTCCCGAGGCGGACGAGAGCGTCCTGTGGCAGCTCTTTGGGCCCTTTGGCGCAGTCACCAACGTCAAGGTCATCCGTGACTTCACCACCAACAAATGTAAGGGCTTTGGCTTTGTCACCATGACCAACTACGATGAAGCCGCCATGGCTATCGCCAGCCTTAATGGCTACCGCCTGGGTGACCGTGTGCTGCAGGTTTCCTTCAAGACCAGCAAGCAGCACAAGGCCTGA
- the elavl3 gene encoding ELAV-like protein 3 isoform X13, translated as MVTIISTMETQVSNGPSGTSLPNGPVISTNGSTDDSKTNLIVNYLPQNMTQEEFKSLFGSIGEIESCKLVRDKITGQSLGYGFVNYVDPNDADKAINTLNGLKLQTKTIKVSYARPSSASIRDANLYVSGLPKTMSQKDMEQLFSQYGRIITSRILVDQVTGISRGVGFIRFDKRNEAEEAIKGLNGQKPLGAAEPITVKFANNPSQKTGQALLTQLYQTAARRYTGPLHHQTQRFRFSPITIDSMTSLAGVNLTGPTGAGWCIFVYNLSPEADESVLWQLFGPFGAVTNVKVIRDFTTNKCKGFGFVTMTNYDEAAMAIASLNGYRLGDRVLQVSFKTSKQHKA; from the exons ATGGTTACT ATAATCAGCACCATGGAAACCCAGGTGTCCAACGGTCCAAGCGGAACCAGTCTGCCTAATGGTCCAGTCATTAGCACCAATGGCTCCACAGATGACAGCAAAACCAACCTGATCGTCAACTATCTGCCTCAGAACATGACCCAGGAAGAGTTCAAAAGTTTGTTTGGTAGTATTGGAGAGATTGAGTCCTGCAAGCTAGTCAGAGACAAGATAACAG GTCAGAGTTTGGGATATGGCTTTGTAAACTATGTGGATCCAAATGATGCAGATAAAGCTATCAACACACTTAATGGTCTCAAACTGCAGACTAAAACAATCAAG GTATCATATGCCCGGCCAAGCTCGGCTTCTATTCGTGATGCCAACCTTTACGTAAGTGGACTCCCAAAAACCATGAGCCAGAAGGACATGGAACAGCTGTTTTCCCAATATGGTCGCATCATCACATCCCGCATTTTAGTGGACCAAGTTACAG GCATATCACGAGGAGTGGGTTTCATCCGGTTTGACAAGCGAAACGAGGCAGAGGAGGCCATCAAAGGTCTGAACGGACAGAAGCCTTTGGGGGCTGCAGAGCCCATCACTGTCAAGTTTGCCAACAACCCCAGCCAGAAGACAGGCCAAGCCTTACTGACTCAGCTGTACCAGACTGCTGCCCGTCGCTACACGGGGCCCCTGCACCACCAGACTCAGCGTTTCAG ATTCTCTCCCATCACCATTGACAGCATGACCAGCCTGGCCGGGGTCAACCTTACTGGTCCAACTGGAGCCGGCTGGTGCATCTTTGTATACAACCTGTCTCCCGAGGCGGACGAGAGCGTCCTGTGGCAGCTCTTTGGGCCCTTTGGCGCAGTCACCAACGTCAAGGTCATCCGTGACTTCACCACCAACAAATGTAAGGGCTTTGGCTTTGTCACCATGACCAACTACGATGAAGCCGCCATGGCTATCGCCAGCCTTAATGGCTACCGCCTGGGTGACCGTGTGCTGCAGGTTTCCTTCAAGACCAGCAAGCAGCACAAGGCCTGA